The Equus przewalskii isolate Varuska chromosome 5, EquPr2, whole genome shotgun sequence genome window below encodes:
- the CLEC4E gene encoding C-type lectin domain family 4 member E has protein sequence MNSSKSSASQCTEKECFSSQVFLWTVAGVSMLLLSACFITKCVVTYHIFQICGEKKFQPQEDFMELSCRNEGSGSVKNCCPLNWVHFQSSCYFFSSNTMTWTASLKNCSYMGAHLVVINTQQEQEFLFRAKPREKEFYIGLTDQVTDGDWQWVDGTPLTKSLSFWDIGEPNNLATVEDCVTIRDSSNPRQNWNDVACLFRHFRICEMPEINT, from the exons atgaattcaTCCAAATCATCTGCATCACAATGCACAG AGAAAGAGTGCTTCTCTTCCCAAGTGTTCTTATGGACTGTTGCTGGGGTCTCCATGCTACTACTCAGTGCTTGTTTTATCACCAAATGTGTTG TGACATATCACATCTTTCAAATCTGTGGTGAGAAAAAGTTCCAGCCACAGGAGGATTTCATGGAGCTCTCCTGCCGTAATGAAGGATCAG GTTCCGTCAAGAATTGCTGTCCGTTGAATTGGGTACATTTTCAATCTAGCTGCTACTTCTTTTCTAGTAACACCATGACCTGGACAGCAAGTTTAAAAAACTGCTCATACATGGGAGCCCATCTGGTGGTTATCAACACCCAGCAGGAGCAG GAATTCCTTTTCCGTGCAAAACCtagagagaaagagttttataTTGGACTGACAGACCAGGTGACAGACGGTGATTGGCAATGGGTTGATGGCACACCTTTAACAAAGTCTCtgag cttctgggaTATAGGGGAGCCCAACAACTTAGCTACAGTGGAGGACTGTGTCACCATAAGAGACTCTTCAAACCCAAGGCAAAACTGGAATGATGTGGCCTGTCTCTTCCGTCATTTTCGGATTTGCGAAATGCCGGAAATAAATACTTGA